In the genome of bacterium, one region contains:
- a CDS encoding accessory factor UbiK family protein, whose protein sequence is MPQRNAQRNEMTNPAWQKLFEDASKLFGSALSSAGTVRQEAEQRFKQHLQDWLAGLDLPTREEVDLLRAMLAESRQQQLALLHRIEALEGKGESKSPAASKPASTSAKKTAEKK, encoded by the coding sequence ATGCCACAAAGGAATGCCCAAAGGAACGAAATGACCAACCCCGCCTGGCAAAAACTGTTCGAGGATGCTTCCAAGCTGTTCGGCTCCGCGCTGTCATCGGCCGGCACCGTGCGTCAGGAGGCCGAGCAGCGTTTCAAGCAGCACTTGCAGGACTGGCTTGCCGGTCTGGACCTTCCCACGCGGGAAGAGGTCGACCTGCTGCGCGCCATGCTGGCCGAAAGCCGTCAGCAGCAGCTGGCCCTTCTGCATCGTATCGAAGCCCTCGAGGGCAAAGGGGAAAGCAAAAGCCCCGCCGCGTCCAAACCGGCCTCCACCTCCGCCAAAAAGACTGCCGAAAAGAAATGA
- a CDS encoding response regulator — protein MPELPVNNQKTPHRKAVMEAATLGFLVLALALGASLIVYRSAASAMALQLHTYIQGIAEFAASNVDGDLHGTFTRPEQKNTPEYAEAIKGLARVRNSFNRVAYTYTLIRRDGQYYFVLDSVPDGDADHDGVNDKSQIMEQYDEKTSDPGLARAFDEKTVTSSQDPTIDKWGTFVSGYAPVYNSNHELVAVAGVDVDIRTYQQQMNGVRMAGLWGVIAAVIAACMMTLGVYRWRIRAIEAEVKLASTMQDLEISLRQAESASLAKSHFIANISHEIRTPINGIIGMAQLLAESRLGKESKHYAEVIQHSADHLLGLINEVLDFSKIESGHITLSQRPFNLRAIAQDAVDLMRSRTDESKVTVECKLDDELPNLLLGDEVKIRQVMLNLLGNAAKFTHQGVITLALHCDQLSPSEAWLRVEVTDTGIGVPKNRQADIFEKFTQGDSSTTRRYGGTGLGLAICKELVHLMNGEIGVISEEGTGATFWFTLRLAIADEQELAEAKAKLRDSWRPGALRVLVVEDNSVNQLVAIQALKKLGFRHVTVVASGEEAVRSVQEDPCDVMLLDLHMPAMDGFTTARAIRALGMHSPEPIIIACTADVEPETTENCIHSGIDGILTKPYKFYDVGKIIKDQWLKAQEDMPLNTTSAA, from the coding sequence ATGCCGGAACTGCCTGTGAACAACCAGAAGACACCGCATCGCAAAGCCGTAATGGAAGCCGCCACGCTCGGCTTTCTGGTGCTTGCCCTTGCGCTCGGCGCGTCGCTGATCGTCTATCGCAGCGCGGCATCGGCCATGGCGTTGCAGCTGCACACCTACATTCAGGGCATTGCCGAATTCGCCGCCAGCAACGTGGATGGCGACCTGCACGGCACCTTCACCCGGCCCGAGCAGAAAAACACGCCCGAATATGCCGAGGCCATCAAAGGCCTGGCCAGGGTGCGCAACAGTTTCAACCGTGTGGCCTACACCTACACCTTGATCCGCCGCGACGGTCAATATTACTTCGTGCTGGACTCCGTCCCCGATGGCGACGCCGACCATGACGGCGTCAACGACAAATCCCAGATCATGGAACAATACGATGAAAAAACCTCCGATCCTGGCCTTGCACGCGCCTTTGACGAAAAAACCGTCACCAGCTCGCAGGATCCCACCATCGACAAATGGGGCACCTTCGTCAGTGGCTATGCGCCGGTGTATAACAGCAATCACGAGCTCGTCGCCGTCGCCGGGGTGGATGTGGATATCCGCACTTACCAGCAGCAGATGAACGGCGTACGCATGGCGGGCCTCTGGGGCGTCATTGCCGCCGTTATTGCCGCCTGCATGATGACGCTTGGCGTCTATCGCTGGCGCATCCGCGCGATTGAGGCCGAGGTCAAGCTGGCCAGCACCATGCAGGATCTGGAAATTTCCCTTCGTCAGGCGGAATCCGCCAGCCTTGCCAAAAGCCATTTCATTGCCAACATCAGTCATGAAATCCGCACGCCGATCAATGGCATCATCGGTATGGCTCAACTGCTTGCTGAAAGCCGCCTCGGCAAGGAAAGCAAACATTACGCCGAGGTCATCCAGCATTCGGCGGATCACCTTCTCGGCCTCATCAACGAGGTGCTGGATTTCTCCAAGATAGAATCCGGCCACATCACCCTTAGCCAGCGCCCCTTCAACCTGCGCGCCATCGCGCAGGATGCCGTGGACCTCATGCGCTCCCGCACGGATGAGAGCAAGGTGACGGTGGAATGCAAACTGGATGACGAACTGCCCAATCTTCTTCTGGGCGATGAGGTAAAAATCCGCCAGGTGATGCTCAACCTGCTCGGCAATGCAGCCAAATTCACCCATCAGGGCGTCATCACACTGGCCCTTCATTGCGATCAGCTATCCCCGTCCGAGGCATGGCTGCGTGTGGAAGTGACGGATACGGGCATCGGCGTGCCCAAAAACCGTCAGGCCGATATTTTCGAGAAATTCACCCAGGGCGACAGCTCCACTACCCGCCGCTACGGCGGCACCGGCCTTGGTCTGGCCATCTGCAAAGAGCTGGTGCACCTGATGAACGGCGAGATCGGCGTCATCAGTGAGGAGGGCACCGGCGCTACTTTCTGGTTCACCCTGCGCCTGGCGATTGCCGATGAGCAGGAGCTGGCCGAGGCCAAGGCCAAGCTGCGTGACTCCTGGCGCCCCGGCGCGCTGCGCGTGCTGGTGGTGGAAGATAATTCCGTCAATCAGCTGGTGGCCATTCAGGCATTGAAAAAGCTTGGCTTCCGGCATGTCACCGTCGTTGCCAGCGGCGAGGAGGCCGTACGCAGCGTGCAGGAAGACCCCTGCGATGTCATGTTGCTGGATCTGCACATGCCCGCCATGGACGGCTTCACCACCGCCCGCGCCATCCGGGCGCTGGGCATGCATTCGCCCGAGCCCATCATCATCGCCTGCACGGCGGATGTGGAGCCCGAAACCACCGAGAACTGCATCCATTCCGGTATCGACGGCATCCTGACCAAGCCCTATAAATTTTACGATGTCGGCAAGATCATCAAAGATCAATGGCTCAAAGCCCAGGAGGACATGCCGCTGAACACCACGTCGGCAGCCTGA
- a CDS encoding 2-octaprenyl-6-methoxyphenyl hydroxylase, with the protein MDATIVRQFIMHRALMVQSRKIVIAGGGMVGLAQALAFAERGIASIVIEPQPYKAQLARGFDGRTSAIALGSARWLEGIGVWRHLKAHACPIQDIRITDNEVGKGASSLFVHYDHREATDEGEPMGYIAENRYIRTALHQSAVAEPLIDIREGFSAEAMRAFKSHAVLELNDGSELETPLVVVAEGRASKLRTQAGIRIHETPYGQTAIVATIAHEKPHHFVAQERFYPAGPFAILPMLPPHDVSVPLLHCSSIVWTEHGRFAAKFAALPEEAFMGEVRRRFGDFLGGLALVKPVFAYPLSCMTANRITAERLALVGDSAHRMHPIAGQGLNLGLRDAMELAERLAGQHAYGLDLGSADVLAAYDKARQFDIHSMIGFTHHLNGLFANDDAVLRTGRRLGMGLVEQLPPVKKLMMRRAMGL; encoded by the coding sequence ATGGATGCTACTATAGTCAGGCAATTCATCATGCATAGGGCCCTTATGGTGCAGAGCCGGAAAATCGTGATCGCGGGTGGTGGAATGGTCGGACTGGCGCAGGCGCTGGCCTTTGCCGAGCGTGGGATTGCCAGCATCGTGATCGAGCCGCAGCCATACAAGGCGCAGCTTGCGCGCGGGTTCGACGGGCGCACGAGCGCCATTGCGCTTGGCTCGGCCCGGTGGCTGGAGGGCATCGGCGTGTGGCGGCACTTGAAGGCCCATGCCTGCCCTATTCAGGATATTCGCATCACCGATAATGAGGTGGGCAAGGGAGCAAGCTCGCTGTTTGTGCATTACGACCATCGGGAGGCCACCGATGAAGGTGAACCAATGGGGTATATCGCCGAGAACCGGTATATTCGCACCGCCCTGCATCAGTCAGCCGTTGCAGAGCCGTTGATCGACATCCGCGAAGGGTTCAGCGCCGAGGCCATGCGCGCCTTTAAAAGCCATGCCGTGCTGGAGCTGAATGACGGGAGCGAACTGGAAACACCGCTGGTGGTGGTGGCCGAAGGGCGCGCCTCCAAACTGCGGACGCAGGCGGGTATTCGCATTCATGAAACGCCTTATGGCCAGACGGCGATCGTGGCGACGATCGCGCATGAGAAGCCGCATCATTTCGTGGCGCAGGAACGGTTCTATCCGGCCGGGCCGTTTGCCATCCTGCCCATGCTGCCGCCGCATGACGTGAGCGTGCCGCTGCTGCATTGCTCCTCCATCGTCTGGACGGAACATGGACGGTTTGCGGCTAAATTTGCCGCGCTGCCCGAAGAAGCGTTCATGGGTGAAGTGCGGCGGCGGTTCGGGGATTTTCTGGGCGGGCTGGCGCTGGTGAAGCCGGTGTTCGCCTATCCGCTCAGCTGCATGACGGCCAACCGCATCACGGCGGAGCGGCTGGCGCTGGTGGGGGATTCCGCCCACCGTATGCACCCGATTGCCGGGCAAGGGCTGAATCTCGGATTGCGCGATGCGATGGAGCTTGCCGAGCGGCTTGCTGGGCAGCATGCATACGGCCTAGACTTAGGCAGCGCCGATGTGCTGGCGGCCTATGATAAGGCAAGGCAGTTCGATATTCACAGCATGATCGGCTTTACGCATCATTTGAACGGATTGTTCGCCAATGACGATGCGGTGCTGCGCACCGGGCGCAGACTTGGCATGGGGCTGGTGGAACAGCTGCCGCCGGTCAAGAAACTGATGATGCGCCGGGCGATGGGGCTGTAA
- a CDS encoding efflux RND transporter periplasmic adaptor subunit codes for MKPSRHPVVMILLLVVAAALVWRFWPSGEEMKKGPSDAPVKLATVQPSQWGDMLEAVGTALANEQVDLTARITEKVADVKFEEGQAVNAGDPLVVLSTNEAAAELAEAQATLADASREYNRVKDISLAAIPKAQKDQRRARFEEARARADAARSRLGDRVISAPFNGIIGLRKVSPGSLVTPGQVVASIADTSRIKVDASVPEEFLSKLAVGMQVQAVTRAWPGKEFQGTIASLDNRVDPATRAITIRAIFENPDNLLKPGMLMSLILTGPAREVIAIPESAITALATQHFVYKLNADGKTVKRIAVETGARRPGLVEITKGLNPGDRIVTEGAIRLKDGAGVKPMEERGGAAPTPPTGG; via the coding sequence TTGAAGCCATCCCGCCACCCTGTGGTCATGATTCTGTTGTTGGTGGTTGCGGCCGCGCTGGTCTGGCGCTTCTGGCCTTCGGGTGAGGAAATGAAAAAGGGCCCGTCGGACGCGCCCGTGAAACTGGCCACCGTCCAGCCCTCTCAATGGGGGGACATGCTGGAAGCCGTCGGCACCGCCCTGGCGAATGAGCAGGTGGACCTCACCGCCCGCATCACTGAAAAAGTCGCCGACGTCAAATTCGAGGAAGGTCAGGCCGTCAACGCGGGCGATCCGCTGGTGGTGCTTTCCACCAACGAAGCCGCCGCCGAGCTGGCGGAGGCCCAGGCCACCCTGGCCGATGCCAGCCGCGAATATAACCGCGTAAAGGATATTTCCCTCGCCGCCATCCCCAAGGCCCAGAAGGACCAGCGCCGCGCCCGTTTTGAAGAAGCCCGCGCCCGCGCCGACGCCGCCCGTTCCCGCCTGGGCGACCGCGTCATTTCCGCGCCCTTTAACGGCATCATCGGCCTTCGCAAGGTCAGCCCCGGCAGCCTGGTGACGCCCGGTCAGGTCGTCGCCTCCATCGCCGATACCAGCCGCATCAAAGTGGATGCCAGCGTGCCGGAGGAATTTCTTTCCAAGCTCGCCGTCGGCATGCAGGTGCAGGCCGTTACCCGCGCCTGGCCGGGCAAGGAGTTCCAGGGCACCATCGCCAGCCTTGATAACCGGGTGGACCCCGCCACCCGCGCCATTACCATCCGCGCCATCTTCGAAAACCCCGACAATCTGCTCAAGCCCGGCATGCTCATGTCGCTCATCCTCACCGGCCCCGCGCGCGAAGTCATCGCCATCCCCGAAAGCGCCATCACCGCACTCGCCACCCAGCATTTTGTCTATAAACTCAATGCCGACGGCAAAACCGTCAAACGCATCGCCGTCGAAACCGGCGCGCGCCGCCCCGGACTGGTGGAGATCACCAAAGGCCTCAACCCCGGCGACCGCATCGTCACCGAAGGCGCCATCCGCCTGAAGGACGGCGCAGGCGTGAAGCCGATGGAAGAACGCGGGGGCGCTGCCCCCACACCCCCGACAGGAGGCTAG
- a CDS encoding TerC/Alx family metal homeostasis membrane protein: MLWVFLGTVVALLVLDLGVLHRKPKIMGIRDSLYLTFFYVVIGVVFGGWIWMTIGADAARDYYTAYIVEKSLSLDNVFVISIIFSYFNIPRQYQHRVLLWGVIGVVMLRGIAISLGDAVLEQFHWVLYLFGAFLVWTGGKMLLMFGNDDDEFKVEGNKVLAFLHKHLHVTEELHGQKFFVRAPSPENPEKKINWATPLFVCLVMVECADLIFAVDSIPAVFAITQDSYIVYTSNILAILGLRALYFMLAAMVHRFHYLKFALALVLVFIGAKIFLGFFGIHLSALFSFVATLGTLTAGVVVSLAKTREPKAAKTE; the protein is encoded by the coding sequence ATGTTATGGGTATTCTTGGGCACCGTGGTGGCGCTGCTGGTGCTGGATCTCGGCGTGCTGCACCGCAAGCCCAAGATCATGGGCATTCGCGACAGTCTGTACCTGACCTTCTTTTACGTGGTCATCGGCGTGGTGTTTGGCGGATGGATATGGATGACGATCGGCGCGGATGCCGCGCGGGATTATTACACGGCCTATATCGTGGAAAAGAGCCTGTCGCTCGATAACGTCTTCGTGATTTCCATCATCTTTTCTTATTTCAACATTCCGCGTCAGTATCAGCACCGGGTGCTGCTGTGGGGCGTCATCGGCGTGGTGATGCTGCGCGGGATCGCCATTTCGCTGGGCGATGCGGTGCTGGAGCAGTTTCATTGGGTGCTCTATCTCTTCGGCGCGTTCCTGGTGTGGACGGGCGGCAAGATGCTGCTGATGTTCGGTAACGATGATGATGAATTCAAGGTGGAAGGCAACAAAGTACTGGCCTTCCTGCATAAACACCTGCATGTGACGGAAGAGCTGCACGGGCAGAAATTTTTTGTGCGCGCGCCGTCGCCGGAAAACCCGGAGAAAAAAATCAACTGGGCCACGCCGCTCTTCGTGTGCCTGGTGATGGTGGAATGCGCGGACCTTATCTTCGCCGTGGACAGCATCCCGGCGGTATTTGCCATCACACAGGATTCCTACATCGTTTATACCAGCAATATCCTGGCCATTCTGGGCCTGCGCGCGCTTTACTTCATGCTGGCGGCGATGGTGCACCGGTTCCATTACCTGAAATTCGCCCTGGCGCTTGTGCTGGTGTTCATCGGCGCGAAAATCTTCCTGGGCTTTTTCGGCATCCATTTGTCCGCGCTGTTTTCCTTTGTGGCCACGCTTGGCACGCTGACGGCGGGCGTGGTGGTGTCGCTTGCTAAAACGCGTGAACCTAAAGCCGCGAAAACGGAATGA
- a CDS encoding prolipoprotein diacylglyceryl transferase: MPVKMLTFPALDPVAIHILGFGIRWYALAYLAGVVLGWVIVRRVAGHGPLALSKEMVDDLVFYVVLGVVLGGRLGYVLFYQLGHYLENPANILRIWQGGMSFHGGLAGVLIASALFARKYKLPFLRVTDVLALVTPIGLFFGRLANFVNGELVGRPTGSDWGMVFPQVDMLPRHPSQLYEAGLEGLLLGLILMIAYRRGAFRHVGMMGGLFLAGYAIARMSAECFREPDAFLGPIVGPITMGQLLSMPMLAAGLWLVYQGRQDRFFNPRKIES; this comes from the coding sequence ATGCCAGTAAAAATGTTAACTTTTCCCGCCCTCGACCCCGTCGCCATCCATATACTCGGTTTCGGCATACGCTGGTATGCACTGGCCTATCTGGCCGGGGTGGTGCTGGGATGGGTGATCGTGCGCCGGGTGGCGGGGCACGGGCCGCTGGCCTTATCCAAGGAAATGGTGGATGACCTGGTGTTTTACGTGGTGCTGGGCGTGGTGCTGGGCGGAAGGCTCGGTTACGTGCTGTTTTACCAGCTCGGGCATTATCTGGAGAATCCGGCCAATATCCTCCGCATCTGGCAGGGAGGCATGTCCTTCCATGGCGGTTTGGCGGGGGTGCTGATTGCCAGTGCGCTGTTTGCCCGCAAATACAAGCTGCCCTTTTTGCGCGTGACGGATGTGCTGGCGCTGGTGACGCCGATCGGGCTGTTTTTCGGAAGGCTTGCGAATTTTGTGAATGGCGAGCTGGTGGGACGCCCCACCGGGAGCGACTGGGGCATGGTATTCCCACAGGTGGACATGCTGCCGCGCCACCCCAGCCAGCTTTACGAAGCCGGGCTGGAAGGGCTGTTGCTCGGGCTGATCCTGATGATCGCCTACCGCAGGGGCGCATTTCGGCATGTGGGGATGATGGGCGGACTGTTCCTGGCCGGTTATGCCATCGCCCGCATGAGCGCCGAATGTTTCCGCGAGCCGGATGCTTTCCTCGGCCCCATCGTCGGGCCCATCACCATGGGGCAGCTTTTGTCGATGCCGATGCTTGCGGCGGGGCTCTGGCTGGTTTACCAAGGACGCCAGGATCGATTTTTCAACCCGCGCAAGATTGAGTCATAA
- a CDS encoding MMPL family transporter, whose translation MLLSDLSVKRPVFAIVVNLLIAVFGIISFTKLPLREYPDINPPVVSVDTIYRGASAAVVESRITRLLEDRVSGIEGIKNISSNSRDGQSSITIEFELSRDIDAAANDVRERLSRAVKDLPDEAEPPEIYKVDANTDVIVWFSLISDNMSTTELTDYAERYLVDALATVDGVARVRVAGGSRFAMRIWLDRLQLAARGLTVADIESALRRENVELPAGRIESVEREFTVRAERAYRTPREFSSLVISKGKDGHLTRLGEVARVELGPEEDRSFLRSNGKQRVGVGIIKQSTANALAVARGVKQRVKELSDRLPPNIKIMQSYDTSVFIEYSVHEVYLTLGIAAFLVVGIIFCFLGTARAMLIPAVTVPVSLLGSFILLYALGYSVNILTLLALILAIGLVVDDAIVVLENIAHRMEQGEPPLLAAYRGTRQVGFAVVATSLVLAAVFAPLGFLQGNVGRLFVEFAVAVAGSVLFSALVALTLSPVMASKFLKNDMKPARISLWVDRVFERLQNNYRNLLIRSLDRPLFTWLLVLVVLGLCGGLYAMIPKEFAPTEDRGAFNIMAQADEGTTMSKMTENMNKVESILLPLLGDKTHKGDAVQLMTRIPGSFSSADAVNSGMVIVVLDDWGKRRTIDKIIASVMPKLSTIPEVKVFPVQRRAFGQRTESPVQFVLGGAEFAQLAAWRDAILEKARDNPGLTNLDADYKETKPQLLVKIDTTRAGDLGVPAESIGGALETMLGESHVTTFMKEGEEYDVILEGDRTKAQSVADVDNIYVRSQTTNELIPLSNLISITEVADAATLPRYNRMRAITITANLTNGYALGDALQYLVKTARETAPDAIIDYKGESLEYQRAGSDIIFTFIMALLVVYLVLAAQFESFVHPGVIMFTVPLALAGGLIGLFLTGLSINIYSQIGMIMLVGLATKNGILIVEFANQLRDAGMSFRDALVEAASRRLRPIIMTSLATVMGAVPLAISHGAGAESRQVIGTVVVFGVTIATLMTLTIVPVAYQTLARNTRSPEEIARELKREDEEHPDHA comes from the coding sequence ATGCTACTATCCGATCTGTCGGTCAAACGGCCTGTTTTTGCGATTGTGGTCAATCTGTTGATTGCCGTGTTCGGCATTATTTCTTTCACCAAATTGCCATTGCGTGAATATCCCGACATCAACCCGCCGGTCGTTTCGGTGGATACGATCTACCGTGGCGCCTCCGCCGCCGTGGTGGAATCGCGCATCACCCGCCTGCTGGAAGACCGCGTCAGCGGCATTGAAGGCATCAAGAACATCAGCTCCAACAGCCGCGACGGCCAGTCCTCCATCACCATTGAATTTGAACTGAGCCGCGATATCGACGCTGCCGCCAACGACGTGCGCGAGCGCCTTTCGCGCGCGGTGAAGGATTTGCCCGACGAGGCCGAACCGCCCGAGATTTATAAGGTCGATGCCAACACGGACGTGATCGTCTGGTTCAGCCTCATCAGCGACAACATGTCCACCACCGAACTCACCGACTATGCCGAACGTTACCTGGTGGATGCGCTGGCCACCGTCGATGGCGTGGCGCGTGTGCGCGTGGCCGGTGGCTCGCGCTTTGCCATGCGCATCTGGCTGGACAGGCTTCAGCTTGCCGCGCGCGGCCTCACGGTGGCGGACATCGAAAGCGCCCTCAGGCGCGAGAATGTGGAGCTTCCCGCTGGGCGCATCGAGAGTGTGGAGCGCGAATTCACCGTGCGCGCCGAACGCGCCTACCGCACCCCGCGGGAATTTTCCTCGCTCGTCATTTCCAAAGGCAAGGATGGCCACTTGACCCGCCTGGGCGAAGTGGCGCGCGTGGAACTCGGGCCGGAGGAGGACCGTTCCTTCCTGCGCTCCAACGGCAAGCAGCGGGTGGGGGTTGGCATCATTAAGCAATCCACCGCCAACGCGCTGGCGGTGGCGCGTGGCGTCAAGCAGCGCGTCAAGGAACTGTCCGATCGCCTGCCCCCCAACATCAAAATCATGCAGAGTTACGACACCTCCGTCTTCATCGAATATTCCGTGCACGAGGTGTACCTCACGCTCGGCATTGCCGCCTTTCTGGTTGTGGGCATTATCTTCTGCTTCCTTGGCACGGCGCGTGCCATGCTCATTCCCGCCGTCACGGTGCCTGTGTCGCTGCTGGGCAGTTTCATTCTGCTGTATGCGCTGGGTTATTCGGTCAACATCCTCACGCTGCTGGCATTGATTCTCGCCATCGGCCTGGTGGTGGACGACGCCATCGTGGTGCTGGAAAACATTGCCCACCGTATGGAACAGGGCGAGCCGCCGCTGCTGGCCGCCTATCGCGGCACGCGCCAGGTTGGGTTTGCCGTGGTCGCCACCTCGCTGGTGCTTGCCGCCGTGTTCGCCCCGCTCGGCTTTTTGCAGGGCAATGTGGGGAGATTGTTTGTGGAATTCGCCGTGGCGGTGGCGGGTTCGGTGCTGTTCTCTGCGCTGGTGGCGCTCACGCTGTCACCGGTCATGGCATCCAAATTTTTGAAAAACGACATGAAGCCCGCCCGTATTTCCCTCTGGGTGGACAGGGTGTTCGAGCGCCTTCAGAATAACTACCGCAACCTCCTCATCCGTTCGCTGGATCGCCCGCTTTTCACCTGGCTGCTGGTGCTGGTCGTGCTCGGTCTCTGCGGGGGGCTTTATGCGATGATTCCCAAGGAATTCGCCCCGACCGAAGATCGCGGCGCCTTCAATATCATGGCCCAGGCCGACGAAGGCACCACCATGAGCAAGATGACCGAGAACATGAACAAGGTGGAGTCCATCCTGCTGCCCCTGCTGGGTGACAAAACCCACAAAGGCGACGCCGTGCAGTTGATGACGCGCATCCCCGGCAGTTTCAGCTCGGCCGATGCCGTCAACAGCGGCATGGTCATCGTGGTGCTGGATGACTGGGGCAAACGTCGGACGATCGACAAAATCATCGCCTCCGTCATGCCGAAACTTTCCACCATTCCGGAAGTGAAAGTGTTTCCCGTCCAGCGCCGCGCCTTTGGTCAACGGACGGAATCCCCAGTGCAGTTCGTGCTCGGCGGGGCGGAATTCGCCCAGCTCGCCGCCTGGCGCGATGCCATTCTGGAAAAGGCGAGGGACAATCCCGGCCTCACCAACCTCGATGCCGACTACAAGGAAACCAAACCGCAATTGCTGGTGAAGATCGACACCACCCGCGCCGGCGACCTGGGCGTGCCAGCCGAAAGCATCGGCGGCGCGCTGGAGACCATGCTGGGCGAATCTCACGTCACCACCTTCATGAAAGAGGGCGAGGAATATGACGTGATCCTCGAAGGCGACCGCACCAAAGCGCAAAGCGTGGCAGATGTCGACAACATCTACGTCCGCTCGCAAACCACCAACGAACTCATCCCGCTCTCCAACCTCATCTCCATCACCGAAGTGGCCGATGCCGCCACCCTGCCGCGCTACAACCGCATGCGCGCCATCACCATCACCGCCAACCTCACCAATGGCTATGCCCTTGGCGATGCATTGCAATACCTGGTGAAAACAGCACGTGAAACCGCACCCGACGCCATCATTGACTACAAGGGCGAATCGCTCGAATACCAGCGTGCCGGGTCGGACATCATTTTCACTTTCATCATGGCGCTGCTGGTGGTCTATCTGGTGCTGGCCGCGCAGTTTGAAAGTTTCGTCCACCCCGGTGTCATCATGTTCACCGTGCCCCTTGCCTTGGCGGGCGGCCTGATCGGCCTGTTCCTCACCGGCCTCAGCATCAACATCTACAGCCAGATCGGCATGATCATGCTCGTCGGCCTTGCCACCAAAAACGGCATTCTTATCGTCGAGTTCGCCAACCAGCTGCGCGATGCGGGCATGAGCTTTCGTGATGCACTGGTGGAAGCTGCCTCCCGCCGCCTGCGCCCCATCATCATGACCTCGCTCGCCACCGTCATGGGCGCCGTTCCGCTGGCTATCTCGCACGGGGCGGGGGCGGAAAGCAGGCAGGTCATCGGCACCGTGGTGGTCTTCGGCGTCACCATCGCCACCCTCATGACACTCACCATCGTGCCCGTGGCGTACCAGACACTCGCCCGCAACACCCGCTCGCCGGAAGAGATCGCCCGCGAGCTCAAGCGCGAAGATGAGGAACACCCGGATCATGCGTAA
- the xth gene encoding exodeoxyribonuclease III, whose protein sequence is MPITIASWNINSVRLRMPLVAQMVQQFNPDVLCLQEIKCEDMHFPLEGIKALGYEHVMHSGEKSYNGVAILSRLPLKDMETINHAGTNQKRHIAATLPDGTRLHNLYIPAGGDIPDVNENPKFKMKLDVLDALSEWSDKLNKDTTSIILGDFNIAPLEHDVWSHKQLLDVVSHTPIEVEKLTRLQHTIGWVDSVREFIPHHEKAYSWWSYRARDWDAADKGRRLDHVWLSPALKPQLKAAHMPRAPRGWTQPSDHVPVLAVLEG, encoded by the coding sequence ATGCCCATCACCATTGCCAGCTGGAACATCAACTCCGTCCGCCTCCGTATGCCGCTGGTGGCGCAAATGGTTCAGCAGTTCAACCCCGACGTCCTTTGCCTGCAGGAAATCAAATGCGAGGACATGCACTTCCCGCTCGAGGGCATCAAGGCGCTGGGTTATGAGCACGTGATGCATAGTGGTGAGAAATCCTACAATGGCGTTGCCATCCTCTCACGCCTTCCTCTGAAGGACATGGAAACCATCAACCATGCGGGCACCAACCAGAAGCGCCACATCGCCGCCACGCTTCCCGACGGCACCCGCCTGCACAATCTTTACATCCCCGCCGGCGGCGACATCCCCGACGTGAACGAGAATCCAAAATTCAAGATGAAGCTGGATGTGCTGGATGCCCTCAGCGAATGGAGCGACAAGCTGAACAAGGACACGACTTCCATCATCCTGGGCGATTTCAACATCGCCCCGCTCGAGCATGATGTCTGGAGCCACAAGCAGCTGCTCGATGTTGTCAGCCACACCCCCATTGAGGTGGAAAAACTCACCCGCCTGCAACACACAATCGGCTGGGTGGACAGCGTGCGCGAATTCATTCCCCACCACGAAAAAGCCTACAGCTGGTGGAGCTACCGCGCGCGTGACTGGGACGCCGCCGACAAAGGCCGCCGCCTCGACCATGTCTGGCTTTCCCCCGCCCTCAAGCCCCAGCTCAAAGCCGCCCACATGCCCCGCGCCCCGCGCGGATGGACCCAGCCCTCCGACCACGTGCCCGTGCTGGCCGTGCTGGAAGGATAA